From the Oncorhynchus nerka isolate Pitt River linkage group LG20, Oner_Uvic_2.0, whole genome shotgun sequence genome, one window contains:
- the LOC115102605 gene encoding methylenetetrahydrofolate reductase (NADPH)-like codes for MVNNVQRVDDTWQTCTKSNSSGTSNSGGESSKESSRSSTPVLAADRTERLRDKMRRRTESGDHWFSLEFFPPRTASGAVNLVSRFDRMGSGGPLFIDITWHPAGDPGSDKETSSMMIASTAVNYCGLESILHLTCCNQTKEKITGYLSKAKHLGLKNIMALRGDPVGADWEEEEGGFNYATDLVKHIRCEFDDYFDICVAGYPTGHPEADSYDEDLRHLKEKVDAGADFIITQLFFRADTFLKFVRDCRAIGITCPILPGIFPIQGYQSLRQLVKLSKLEVPEEIMRVIEPIKDNDAAIRNYGIEQTVGMCRVLLESGNVPGLHFYTLNREVATMEVLRQLGLWIEDPRRPLPWAVSAHPKRKVEDVRPIFWASRPKSYIYRTQDWDDFPNGRWGNSSSPAFGELNDYYQFYLKSKSSKDALLKMWGEELTSEQSVYEVFTSYIKAQPNCAGHKVMCLPWNDEPLAPETNLMMDELDKVNRRGVLTINSQPTINGKPSDDPIVGWGPPGGYVFQKAYLEFFTSSENVTVLLKVLKKYEPRVNYHIVNVHGQNTTNAHDMQPNAVTWGIFPGREIVQPTVVDPVSFMYWKDEAFALWIEQWAKLYEDESPSRMIIKYIHDNYFLVNLVDNDFPLDNCLWQVIDDMFELLDNPPEEQPTEQPVEQPAEESPVEDQSPK; via the exons ATGGTGAATAATGTGCAGAGAGTCGACGACACCTGGCAAACATGCACCAAAAGCAACTCAAGTGGCACGAGCAACAGCGGCGGCGAGAGTTCCAAGGAGAGCTCTCGCTCCTCGACGCCTGTGCTGGCTGCCGACCGCACGGAAAGGCTACGGGACAAGATGCGCAGGCGGACAGAGTCAGGCGACCACTGGTTTTCCCTAGAGTTCTTCCCCCCTCGTACTGCCAGTGGGGCTGTCAATCTCGTCTCTAG ATTTGATCGCATGGGCTCTGGGGGGCCCCTGTTCATAGATATTACCTGGCATCCGGCGGGGGACCCAGGTTCGGACAAGGAGACCTCCTCTATGATGATTGCCAGCACAGCGGTCAACTACTGTGGCCTGGAGAGCATCCTGCACCTGACCTGCTGTAACCAGACCAAAGAAAAGATCACTGGATACCTGAGCAAAGCCAAACACCTTGGCCTGAAGAACATCATGGCTCTAAGAGGAG ATCCCGTAGGGGCTGActgggaagaggaagaagggggcTTCAACTACGCCACAGACCTGGTCAAACACATCCGCTGCGAGTTTGATGACTACTTTGATATCTGTGTGGCTG GCTACCCTACTGGCCACCCGGAGGCAGACAGCTACGACGAGGACCTGAGACACCTGAAGGAGAAAGTGGACGCCGGGGCAGACTTCATCATCACCCAGCTCTTCTTCCGGGCCGACACCTTCCTCAAGTTTGTCAGAGATTGCAGGGCCATAGGGATCACCTGCCCCATCCTACCAGGCATCTTCCCTATCCAG ggctaccaatctctaaggCAGCTGGTGAAGTTGTCCAAGCTGGAAGTGCCTGAGGAGATCATGCGGGTCATCGAGCCCATCAAGGACAACGACGCAGCCATCCGCAACTACGGCATTGAGCAGACCGTGGGCATGTGCCGCGTGCTCCTGGAGAGTGGCAATGTGCCGGGCCTCCACTTCTACACGCTGAACCGCGAGGTGGCCACCATGGAGGTTCTGCGGCAGCTGGGCCTCTGGATCGAGGACCCCAG GCGTCCACTCCCCTGGGCGGTGAGTGCTCACCCCAAACGCAAAGTGGAGGACGTGCGGCCCATCTTCTGGGCCTCCAGACCCAAGAGCTACATATACAGAACACAGGACTGGGACGACTTCCCCAACGGACGATG GGGCAACTCGTCATCTCCGGCCTTTGGCGAACTCAACGATTACTACCAGTTCTACCTGAAGAGTAAGTCGTCCAAGGACGCCCTGCTGAAGATGTGGGGCGAGGAGCTGACCAGTGAGCAGAGTGTCTACGAGGTTTTTACCAGCTACATTAAGGCCCAGCCCAACTGCGCCGGACACAAG GTGATGTGTCTGCCATGGAACGACGAGCCGCTGGCTCCGGAGACCAACTTAATGATGGACGAGCTCGACAAGGTGAACCGCCGGGGGGTCCTCACAATCAACTCCCAGCCCACCATCAATGGCAAGCCCTCCGACGACCCCATCGTGGGCTGGGGCCCACCGGGGGGCTACGTCTTCCAGAAG GCCTATCTGGAATTTTTCACCTCGAGTGAAAACGTCACCGTTCTCCTCAAAGTGCTGAAGAAGTACGAACCTCGCGTCAACTACCACATTGTCAATGTTCAC GGTCAGAATACGACGAACGCCCATGACATGCAACCCAACGCTGTGACGTGGGGCATCTTCCCTGGCAGGGAGATTGTCCAGCCCACGGTGGTGGATCCAGTCAGCTTCATGTACTGGAAG GACGAGGCCTTTGCCCTGTGGATTGAGCAGTGGGCCAAGCTGTATGAGGACGAGTCGCCATCACGCATGATCATCAAGTACATCCACGACAACTACTTCCTAGTCAACCTGGTGGACAACGACTTCCCATTGGACAACTGCCTGTGGCAGGTCATCGACGACATGTTTGAGCTGCTTGACAACCCCCCGGAGGAGCAACCCACGGAGCAACCTGTAGAACAGCCTGCCGAGGAGTCACCCGTGGAAGATCAATCCCCAAAGTAA